The region cccagatctgtgcctcgacacaatcctgtctcggagttctatggacaattcctttgacttcatggattggtttttgctctgacattcactgtcaactgtgggaccttattacaggtgtgtgcctttccaaattatgcccaatcaattgaatttaccacagttgtagaaacatctcaaggatgatcaatggaaacaggatgcacctgagctcaatttcgattatcatagcaaagggtgtgaatacttatgtaaatgaggtatttctgtttaatacatttgcaaaaatgtctaaaaacctgtttttgctttgtcattatggggtattctgtgaagattgatgaggaacatttttttatgtaatcaattttagaataacacattttgttttgttacagcctgaaattcaaatggattaaatgtatattttttgtcactggtcACTGGTCTACAACATGGATCCTGCTGCAAAACATTTAACTTTTTGTCATAGACACATTGTTATTTTGGGggaaaatacaatacaacacattactgagtactactctccatattttcaagcaaagtggtggctgcatcatgttatgagtatgcttgtaattgttaaggactggggagtttttcaggataaaaaaaagaatggagctaagcagagaaaaatcctaaaggaaaacctggttctgtctactttccaccagacactgggagattaattaacCTTTTAGCAGGacgataacctaaaacacaaggccaaatctacacgagtcgcttaccaagaaaacagtgaatgttcccgagtggcctacttgaaagtctatggcgtgacctgaaaatggttgtctagcaatgattaataACCAATTTGatagagtttgaagaattttgaaaataataaatgggcaaatgttgcacaatccaggtgtggaatactcttagagacttacccagatatACTCAgagctgccaaaggttcttctacaaaatattgaatagtggtgtgaatacttatgtaaatgtgatatttccatatttaattttcaatcaatttgcaaaagttaaaagaaaaatgttttgactttgacattatggagtattgtgcgtagatgggtgagaaaaaagctatttaatctattttgatttcaggctataacaaaatgtgtaataattcaaggggtatgaatcatttctgaaggcactgtacaaccgTTTTTGAGAAAGACAATTTGAATTTgaacaataaatacataaaattgtgtttcttttcattttgataagagataTAAATgcaatgaattgaaggttatttgtttacgtaaaaaatctaaatttacagATTTTAAggttgtcattagatttggggtgggaTCGCAAGAAATtcttgaaaaaaagaaaaaaaagaagaaaaatggGGATTGAATttctggtggagaaaaaaagggctCCACGCTGAAAATGTTTGAATACCACTGATCTACCGCATAACAGATAATAGCAAACCAAGCAAATATTTAAAAGGCTTGATATTTATGGTtttcaagagagagattaacatGAGTGCATTCTAGCGTATAGGTAAAGTTTTCTAGAGGACTCTACTGCTAGGCTAAAAACAAAATAGACAATCATTTGAGTCTCTGTTCTTTAGCCCAATGGTGAACAGTCTGGCATCTGTTGAAAGTACAGTTGACTGGCACAATGCCCTAACCATTTGGCCATGAGTCCATCCGTGGGTGGAGGTGAGAGTGCCAGTATAAGAAAAGTCCCTCTGCCTCCTTGCTCACTGGGCCAGTGTCCAGCAGTTCTCAGTCCCTTCCTGCACATGGAAAAGACAGTGTAATGTTCAGAAACACTTTGCACTTCGTTTTGCAATTCCAGAAAGGGAGAATAAAGACGATTTGATTTAAGAAGCGGTGGACAATAAAACAGCATTCTTAGGGATATATTAGTGGCATCTTTAAATTACTTCAATGTGTTCAAATACCTAGCAATGTGTTCAAATACCTAGTTCAACCACCGTGGCCAACTTCAGAAAGTCCATTTTGTATCACCCATCAGGCTGCTGCCCGTGAAATTAGCCTAAAACAATCTGTCACAACACCCTCTAGTGGCAGAGAAGGCAGAACACATGACTAGATTTTAGCTACACTCACATCCTCCTACACACCACAAGAGACAAAAAAGAAACCAGAACCAaattatatatttcatttttttatattacATAACAAAATCCTTCAAAGAGATGTAATAATAGTGACTATcaaatcattttatttacacTAATGAAATGGAGAAAAAGTGAGGGAAAAAGGGGCAGCAGAACATATTGGCTTTCAACTCTGTATGATCAAGGCCTGCTCTTGTAAAGCTCAGTCAGCCCTACTCCTTTCCTCCCCACTCTCTCACATCACTGTATGGTCCAATCAGCAAGACTGGCGCCATCGGGTCTGTTACCATGGGAACACCCATCTCTATTCCTGACAAATCAAAGATACCTTTTTGTACAGAAATACCCATAACGATGCAAACAAATAACATGGTCTGTAGAAAATGTGTATTTCTCTGGAGGAGACAAAATAGTCAGGATGTTTGCCCAATAATGCTTAAAGCGTTACATCTTGTTACAAGCATTGCAGTGTCATTATATTACAATAAAATGAACCATTCAGAACATTACAGCCCACAAAAAACTGTAGTATGCCTGCTCTTGGTTGGTATACTGTAATAAATACACTGTACAATAACTGAAATTCCtttgaaaatattaaaaataattctaccaaatatatttttcaacatGAATTttggatttcattttttttacgactgatttgacataattttccaATATGGACATTGGACAATTAAAATGACATTGCGTTGATACACGCAATAACTTGTAAACTACCAAATTGTCACTACAGGGGAGAAAAACCCCAAAGCAGTGAATTACAAATGGAACATGTCTTCAGTCCAGCGGACCAGGCACCAAACATGCcaataaaatatttaccaagtgcTTCTCTTTCCAGTTTACAATTTGAAATGCATCAAATATTTCCACCTTCTTAGATGCAATATACATTGAGCTACATTCTCCATGTGTTTAGACAGGAACAGGTATTCTTTGACTCCTTATTTTCACTTCTTTGttccaacacaacacatagacCGTGAGCTTCGCCCCCGTCTGTCCCAATGCATTGTGGTTTAGAGTCAATGGCCATATAGAAGTCCTCAGTTGCCATTTACAGCCACAGAGTCCCCTTTCTCTGTTACAGATGAGGATGTTACCTCCAACTCCTTCACTCTGGTGTCCTTACAGTCTCCTTCCTGCTCCCCTTGCCTCTCAGCCTCACCCCCCTTAGTCTCTGTCTGGGGAGCTTGTGGTGGAGAGATGGAAGTGTCTGTTGCCATTGTaacatgtgtctctgtgtgtgcggtAGCCTCTTCCGGTAGCTGTAGGACCCCAGTCAGATCCATGTCCTGCAGCTCCACATCAAAGGGCCGGGGGGCGGAGGTAGCTGTAGGAGAACCGCACCCGGTACAAGTCTAAACACAagcagagggacaagagatgAATAAACACATCCTTTACAAGtacattattttttgtattaCTCTCCACTGTCATCTATACTGATTCCTGTGAATCTTTGGGGTCAGAGAGGCAGGGTGTAGCTACTAgctccagtgtgtgtctgtgtgctgactTACAGGGTTGTTGATGGCCTGTGGCAGGCGACCGGTGCCCATCCAGGGGTGGACCTGGATcagctctctcttctgctcctcagTGAAGTGTGGCTGCTGTTTCTGTACCGCCCTCAGTACCATACGATCTTGCCTTAGAacagtctccctgtccctgtaaAATCATACACATGTCCATAGATAAGCCATAGTCTAAAATGTTGTATTAGCAGCATAATGGTGTGTGGAGAGCTTCTATTTTTCAGTCTGCAttaataaataatatacaaatataCTACTTGCATTCCATGCACATCAAtcataaatacaattaaatagcTGTAGCATTTATTATTAATCATGACTGGTTACGGTAACTATGACTACAATTGCCATGACTACAATTGTGCAGTGACCATGACGATTTCTTACCTGGTGGGCATTTGGTAGGTCATCATAACCTTGTCATCTGTGTTGGCCATAAGGAGCCAGATAGGGTCCTGAAGGACATACTTCATGAGCTGGGCCTCTTCAGCCCCGCCTGCTGCCTGCTTATGGTCGTTCTCCGATGAGTCAATGCTGCCAAAGTACTTGCTGGTGTTGCTGCTTCCTGTGGTTGAAAAAGAAACATGTTCAGTTATGTTCTGAAACTATCAGTCATTATATACAAATATCCATGACCATCACAgtgctaataaaaataaaaaaatctgtccgGTGTTAAAACCTCTTTAAGGATACATTTTCGCCAAAAATTacatacaggcagttagatttgggtatctCAGGCCCTtaagtaaggatatgcatattcttgataccatttgaaaggaaacacttaaaagtttgtggaaatgttcaaataatgtaggagaatataacgcattagatctggtaaaagataaaacatttttatttgtaccATCACCtttaaaatgcaagagaaaggccatgatgtattatgccagcccaggcgcaatttaaattttggccactagatagcagcagtgtatgtgcaaagtgttagactgatccaatgaacctttgcatttctgttaaaaatgttgtatcaagactgcccaaatgtgcctaattggtttataagtacattttcaaattcataactgtgcactctcctcaaacaatagcatggtattctttcactgtaatagctactgtaaattggacagtgcagttagattaacaagaatttaagctttctaacAATATcagatgtctatgtcctgggaaatgttcttgttacttacaacctcatgctaatcacattagcctacgttagctcaaccgtcccgcggtgGACCGACCGATCCTGTAGAGGCTAAACTCACTTGTGTCACTCCCTGAGGTGCTGCATCCATTAGAGCCAGAGGACCCGGAGCCAGAGGCAGCCGAGCCGGTGCCTGAGCAGGCGTCCTCTTGCAGCAGCAGGTCCAGCAGGTCACTGGAGGTGGACATGGCGTCCTGGTTATCAACATCAGCCTGGAGGAAGGGAACACAGGAGATACAGTGGTTAATGACAAGAACTCACTAGACTCAAAACCTTTTCGGAATTACATTTTGTTTAAATAGTTTAAAACCCACATTATCGTACTCTTTGGCATCACCCTTCATGTTGCTGTTGCGGTTAACAGAGCCTTGACCTCCGACCTGAGACGACGAGCCAGGTGGGGGTGGGGTCTGCTGCGCCCCTGTTGACATGCCCTCCTGCCTGTTGCCTGGCAACTCCTCCAGCTGCAGCAGGTTGAGGGGGGAGGAGCATCGTGACTGGAAGAGGGGCGAGTTGGTCCCTTCCAGGGGGGATTGGCATGTGGACTGAGGGGTGCTGGAGCGGGAGTTGCCACGTGCGACAAAAGTGGGATCAAGCCTGGGTAAGGCAAAGCAAGGAAGCCCGGGCACCGGAATGGGATTTGGGAAAGGTAATGTTGGGTTGGGATTGTGAAAATGTTGTGGGATCATCGACAAAGCAGGATTGACCTGTAATGCAGGATTGACGTGTGACGGGTTGTGTTGAGCTAGAGGCATGCCATTCATCTGCGTCACAGCAGGGTTGAATTGAGCCAAGACATGATTGAGTTGTGGTAGTGGGATAGCCTGGTTGAACTGCGGTAGTGCCTGGTTAAATTGTGCCATACCAGGGATACTGGGGTTAAGGTGAGGCATGGCTGTATTGAGCTGGTTGAGCTGTGGTACACCTCCATTGAGTTGAGGGAACATGTAGTTGGGCAGAACAACCATCATCGGGGGAGCCATTGGCATGGGGATCTGATTGGCATGCAGGGGGTACTGGAAGCCTGGCTGGGGGCTGGGGTAACCCAACTGCATGGCGTTGGGGTTCACCCCGGTGTGGGCCAGGAGTTGTTGTTGCACGTTGGGGTAGAGGGGGAAGAAGGGTAGGACTCCTGGAGGGTACTGGGCCACGGCAGGAGGGAGGCTGGCCACAGAGGTGGGCCAGGAAGAGGACGAGGTCAGGGGTCCCTGCATCATTAGGGGTTGACCCATGGGGAACATGGGGCCTTGGTTCCCCTGCCCTTCCTTTCTGGAACTTCTGTTCATCCCTGAGCCTGTCTTGGGGCAGCCCCCGTGCTGGGAGCCCTCCTGCTGGTGCTTCAGCCTCTTGGCCCCCCGGCCCCTCCTCCGTCCGTTACCACCTGCTGGGTAGTCCTTCGAGGTGTGcactcctgacacacacacacacacacaacggttgAGCTGCATGGAAAAACAATGGATTCTCATCCACAATCTTTCACAGACATAATAGAAACTAAATCTCCACTTGAAGTGTCCATCTTAcctttgtgtgtggtggtgtgtcctCTCAGAGGAGGACCGGGGTCCAGCATGCGGAGCTGTCCCAGGTCCCTGAACCGGCTCAGGAACACCTGTTCCTCCTGCAGGGTGTGGGCAGACAGCACCTCCTTGGTCAGACCCAGGCTGCCTGAGCATCCAGCCGACCTGCGGCTATCCCTCTCAGGCTGGGCAGGGCTGGGTGTTGCTGGGCTGGGAAAGGTCGAGGGACGGGGGGTCACTGCCGTGGTGATGGCGTTGTTAATGGCTGGGGCGGTGGTGGTGGGAGGTGTCTCCTCCATCATGATAATATCTGCAGGGAATAAGGTTGACAATATATTTCAgactagagagaagagacagagggaggtaaAGAACAGCCAGTCAGATAACAGAGGGATGTGTCCTACCTGACTCTGGGGGCTTCTTGTCCCCTACATGGACGATGGTGCTGCTGAAGCTGCATTGGGACGTGAGAGAGACCACACTCTCAGCCTTGCAGTGCAGCGCCAGAGGGCTCATCTGTGGCCCCCCTTTAGACCCTTCCTTACCCTGTGACCCTTCGAGATCTGTAGGGAAACAGACATTTGGTCCAAAATACCTGCAGACCTTAAGAGGCATAAAAAATACATAACAGGATTTCAATAGGATCTGTATTGTATACCTttagctgttccagacaactccCTCTGCTTGTCATCGTCTGACGTTGATGATGTGGTGCAGGAAGAGGAGCCACATTTCCTCTTCACTGTGTTGGGGACGTTACAGCTCTCCAAGTAGCGTACGATGCTGTCCAGACAGTTGATCTGCTGGTAGGAGTAGTTGGCTGACGGATCTTTCCTTGACTGCACGGAGGCCAGGGTTTTAGTTGGCCCCAGAGCTCCAATAGGTCCCAAGTCTTTGTTTAAATTCTCTGGCATCACCAGGTCTCCTGAGAAGAGGAAAAGGAAATACTGTTAGAATTTCATTTTCATCTCGACCCTTGTGGTTATACTTTTGTAATGAAAACGTTCCAGACATTTTAGAGCACACCATGATAAGACATTTTACTACAAATATGACTACAAAGTCAAGTGTTTACCAGCGCTGGCGTGTTTGCGGAGCGGTGGGCGGTTGCGGGACTCGATGAAGACCTGCTGACCATTGGTCTTCACCATGTGGACGTCCTTACACATCTGCTGGAATGTCATCTGCTGCTGTAGGACAGATAAGAGGGTAAAGAGTTAGACGATGACACCTCAACTTTCTTCTGAGTCAATTCTATTAATTAAAATAATGTGGTTACAAAATAGTAACAAACTACAAGTTATAAAGTACCTTgttaaaatctgcataaaacatcTGTGATTGTATTAGTACTCACTGGTCTCTGGATGGTCATCTGGATGATCCCCTTGGTGGAGGGGCTGCTGCTGCCTGAGGAGCCCGGGCTGGGCCTGTGTGACTGGGATCCGTGGGAGCTGCAGTAGCCCTGGGAGGCACCACTGTGGACGGGCTGCACCAGCACACGGTGGATCTGCTCACTGAGCCTGGGGATCTCTGGAGACATAGCCCGCACCTCCACCTCCATACTAGGGGTGAACACATCTTCGTTCAGGGGACTCCTGCAGATGAGTCGAGAAGGACAAGGGAATGGGGTTTAGAACAATGCAATATGTACTGCTTGATAGCTACACAAATAGGTTACAGTTCAGTTAAAATGTGGCTATTGCAAGCTTGTGAAGGTCATTGACATAGCAGAGGGTGACTACTCACGTTCTGACTTTGTGTCGACCCACGATGAAGGCAACTTTGCGGCTCCAGGGGTTGACGAAGGAGGACCAGCTGGTATCTATGGTGAGATACTCCCCGTTCCGAGCACACATACGCAGGGGCGAGTGTTCAAAGGGCTGCCCTGCTGACTGGAGAACTGAGGGGAGAACCAAATATGTTAAAACTATGATAGAGTATAACTACATAACCATTCATCTATTTGCTGGTTTCTAAATCCTTACAGAATGTATAAGGCATGACTGTTGGACAGGGGTACTCACTCTTCTTGTGTATGGCCACCATGACAGGCCTGTCATCAGGGTGGAGGTACATGAGGACAGGAGTCCCAACCAGGTcctggggcaggtagcctagcaacgGCACAGCRCTTTCATCMACTTCCTGAAAGAGACAGCRGGGGGTGTGGCTYGTGMTYAAAATCCTCTTGTCKGCTGGGATYCGGGGAGCTTCGTATCCTGAGTGCACCTTCTCAGCGATGAGCAGGCAGCAGGGCTGTGGTTGGGACATGTCGGAGTCCCGTAGGGTTAGCTGGTAGGGGGTCATACGGAAGGGGTAGTACCGCACTTCCCCCTCACTGTCCCTCCCACTACTGATACGGCAGAACATGGATTTCTCCTGGGTGCAGTCCACAGGGGAGGTCACTGTGCGAGATCGGGGGGGGTACATTAACATCACATACACATGCAAAAATGTGATCATCCATTTCCATTTGAATTCAGAGCTAAATTAAAGGACTTCTGTAGGAGACTTACTGGAGCCAGTACAGGAGGCCCAGGGGGGCAGGCGGCAGGGAGCAGTGCTGCTGTAGAAAGTGCTAACGTCCTGGGGTGCCAACAGCTCAGAGAAGAGTGTCCCCTGGAGTCGATTGGGCTTAGTGCGCAGCATGGGAGAGGCCTGGGGGGAGATGTACACCAACTTCCCAGAGAGGAAGGACACTCCCACTGAGAACGTGTCCTGTAAAGGAGAGAGAATAAACAAGGGAGGTTAGAACAATGCTTTGTTGGGTTTAAAAGCTTTTAGTCTGTTTGAGAGCTGTTGGTCTGGTTCTAGTAGATGAAGATTGTTCTCTAGTTCCTACCGTGTTCTGGAGTGTGTATTCAGAGGTGATGTTgtccagttcctctgtggtgaaGGCAGAGAGGTCCAGACTGCAACCGTGGCTCTCCTCCACACTCCACTGGTGATAATACTCCTGATTCGCTAAACACACACGTATAAATAGTATATAGATAGTAAGCTTGCTATTTCATGCTAAAGCcacacagtatacagtacatctaGCAAAAGGCAGTCTCAAAAAGCAGCATCTTACCTCGGACTTGTTTGACACAGTTGAGTGCATACTGCAGGGAGGCCAGGGTGCTGGAGCGGCCTTTCGCCCGGTGGTCTGCAGGCATGCGGATCTTTAGCTCCTTCAGAGCCTTGAGCAGCTCTCTCTGGGTCTGCAGCCAGGCTGGCTGGTCACTGCTGCATCCGCTGGTGGACGGGTGGTCCTGCTCCGAGCTGCCACTCAGCAGGCTGTAGACCATAGAGCTGTTGGGAGGGGAAGGGCTGTGGGAGTTGGCACTGACAGGGGCAAAATAACATGACGTTATTACCACTGCTGAGCAGACACTTTCATAGTTATATAAGCGGTGTCTATCGCCTACCATCTGAAATTGGTTGTGGTGTTTCAGATATGAATTGTTAAATGTGTTACCTTTTGCTCTCTGTTGTCTCCATGGCAGAGTCCTTCCCGTTATGGAAGCTGCTGCAGGTTGATGTCTCACGTCCCATGtgaccttccacctctctctcggCTGAGTCGTTCCCACTCGAGTGGGCATCTGTGTCATCGGAGTTTGAGGACTTGGGGGAGGACTTGCCCCCAGACCGAGTTCTCTTTCCATTGGAGCTACCAGAGCTGCCAGTCTGACTTAGTCCAGACTCAGGGGACTGGCAGCCCACCTTCAGTCCCACCACATTTTCTTCTACACCTACTCCACTAGTGTCATTTCCAGAAGTGGTGTATGCATTCTCATCACTCATAATAACCAGTATGAGTGATTTACTATTGCTGTTTGACAAAAATGATATGTCAAAACAAAGAACTCTGACACTAATACTGCTACTAGGTGGGTCTACTAGACTTAGATAGAGTCATGGTTTGGTCAAGTAAAAATGAGCCAGAAGATAAACTACCATGTCTCATTGATCTtgagattgtattttttttgtaaatactaAGCTTATGAATCTGATAAGCCAATTGAAGAGAAGATGGGTGAAACCTTTATCAGTTTGCTCTTCCTCATGGGCACAGTCAGTGTGTGAAATGGTTTTGACAGAATACCTGATGGAAGAAACAATTCCCAATTTATGAGTGGTGAGTAACATGACATCATGAGTCATACATCTGTGTAAAGACAGTGTTACATCTCATCTGCAATTAAACATCAATAAAATGACACTGCTGTAAAAGTTGGTGTTCACCTAAACTACAAATGTACATAACTAATTGGCTTGATTTTAAATAATCTAAGGTCATATGAGCATCCAAGTAAGGACTTTCTAAGTAAGGATTtaactaattgcaaaaatattCATGTTAGGCTCCAAACATACTCAAAAGGTTGTACATAGCCCAATGTCAATCTATTAAGACATTCAaataatatagctagctagggGAACTATCCTTTTCCCAACAACCTCACATTCATTTCTGGTGGGCTCAAAACTTGCTCTCCATATATTCCATTGACCATAATAAATCATTTCATCACTTCGAAGAACAGTTAACCGATGTCAGGTGACATAGGGTAAATAAACTAACTTTACAGCCCATTTCATTATCTGGCATGTCTTGAGGGTTTACTGTAAGTAGCAGGAAGACACCGTTGGGAGATATTATTGTTGACGACAAAGACAACGTGGGCAGGATGACCCCggtgggggatgtttgtgttgaCGACAGCGAAGGCAACGTGCCTCAACTAGACTGTCTATGGCACAACCCGCATGCGCTCATGCATTTATTCTACCTGACACAAGTCTGGCAAAAGATGGGTCTCACTTGTAGGGAACACGAAATGACCAAAACAACATTAAATTGTACCTCGATATCTGACCGTATATTGAAATGTGTATTGATATACAACATACATCCTTTAACGTGTCAATACTCTTGCCAGCATGCCACAACAATGCTAGCTACACTAGCCAATGTCAATGCTGTTGCAGATAGCTtgatcataaaaaataaaattaaataaaattgctagctaagttagctatgtAGCAACTATTTATTGTACCAATAATAATCTAGCTAGCAAAGTAGCGTTACTTTtaccatttagctagctaggtagcacgGTTTTGATCAAAGTTGACATTCTCACCTTTTTCCATGAAGAAAAAGTACGCTCCGTGGTATTTTTTGTTTTAATGTCTTCAACAATGTATTCTGTAAAGTTAGGCTTAAAATGATTGAAATTGCAGAAACCTAGAATGACATCTTTAGCGAAACAACTCAATGTGAATCGCCTATAACTACACAGAATGTGTAGAGTACTGCACATTCGCTTTATATGACTGGGAGGGAACACGGAAAATAACACGTGTTTGCTCCCACGTGTTGCAGTGATTGGACCTCAACTAACACTGACTCCGCCCTAGTGCAGTGTCCCAGGCCTGGCGAATGCATTCATTGGTTGAGTAGGGCGGTGTACTGACTGCACGGGGCTCTGCTTTTCTATCACGTTGTCCCAGCGGTGCCCTGTCGGTTCCAAAAGCATGCTCGAACGTTTGTTGGCAACGTGCCTCCGTCAATACTCTGAATTGGCGACATCTCCTCACCCCATCCTTTCCTTGTGTACTTTACTTAACACATGCATGTTAACCATTGTAGGGGTTTCTTTATATCAAATTGTTTCCCCATACTAACCAGgtaataataaaggaaacaatgCATGGAAATTGGTAGGACACATTTTAACTCAATTCCAGACGTTATCCATAGGCCGACTAAATGAGCATACACATTCTACTGCAGCAGTATGACAAGCCTTTGCACAGACATAAATAATTTCCTCACCAAAAGTTTACACTACTGCCAGAGGAGGAACCCCCATCCCACTGATAACACTAGCCTACTATTAAAGTGATGTCCTTAATTGAACCGTTAACACAGAGGTATTAAaccctgcctctgttttggtaaaaagctgtgGGATGTGCCTGGAGAAATATAacccctctcaaattcatagacag is a window of Salvelinus sp. IW2-2015 linkage group LG5, ASM291031v2, whole genome shotgun sequence DNA encoding:
- the LOC111964140 gene encoding period circadian protein homolog 1 gives rise to the protein MSDENAYTTSGNDTSGVGVEENVVGLKVGCQSPESGLSQTGSSGSSNGKRTRSGGKSSPKSSNSDDTDAHSSGNDSAEREVEGHMGRETSTCSSFHNGKDSAMETTESKSANSHSPSPPNSSMVYSLLSGSSEQDHPSTSGCSSDQPAWLQTQRELLKALKELKIRMPADHRAKGRSSTLASLQYALNCVKQVRANQEYYHQWSVEESHGCSLDLSAFTTEELDNITSEYTLQNTDTFSVGVSFLSGKLVYISPQASPMLRTKPNRLQGTLFSELLAPQDVSTFYSSTAPCRLPPWASCTGSMTSPVDCTQEKSMFCRISSGRDSEGEVRYYPFRMTPYQLTLRDSDMSQPQPCCLLIAEKVHSGYEAPRIPADKRILXTSHTPXCLFQEVDESAVPLLGYLPQDLVGTPVLMYLHPDDRPVMVAIHKKILQSAGQPFEHSPLRMCARNGEYLTIDTSWSSFVNPWSRKVAFIVGRHKVRTSPLNEDVFTPSMEVEVRAMSPEIPRLSEQIHRVLVQPVHSGASQGYCSSHGSQSHRPSPGSSGSSSPSTKGIIQMTIQRPQQMTFQQMCKDVHMVKTNGQQVFIESRNRPPLRKHASAGDLVMPENLNKDLGPIGALGPTKTLASVQSRKDPSANYSYQQINCLDSIVRYLESCNVPNTVKRKCGSSSCTTSSTSDDDKQRELSGTAKDLEGSQGKEGSKGGPQMSPLALHCKAESVVSLTSQCSFSSTIVHVGDKKPPESDIIMMEETPPTTTAPAINNAITTAVTPRPSTFPSPATPSPAQPERDSRRSAGCSGSLGLTKEVLSAHTLQEEQVFLSRFRDLGQLRMLDPGPPLRGHTTTHKGVHTSKDYPAGGNGRRRGRGAKRLKHQQEGSQHGGCPKTGSGMNRSSRKEGQGNQGPMFPMGQPLMMQGPLTSSSSWPTSVASLPPAVAQYPPGVLPFFPLYPNVQQQLLAHTGVNPNAMQLGYPSPQPGFQYPLHANQIPMPMAPPMMVVLPNYMFPQLNGGVPQLNQLNTAMPHLNPSIPGMAQFNQALPQFNQAIPLPQLNHVLAQFNPAVTQMNGMPLAQHNPSHVNPALQVNPALSMIPQHFHNPNPTLPFPNPIPVPGLPCFALPRLDPTFVARGNSRSSTPQSTCQSPLEGTNSPLFQSRCSSPLNLLQLEELPGNRQEGMSTGAQQTPPPPGSSSQVGGQGSVNRNSNMKGDAKEYDNADVDNQDAMSTSSDLLDLLLQEDACSGTGSAASGSGSSGSNGCSTSGSDTRSSNTSKYFGSIDSSENDHKQAAGGAEEAQLMKYVLQDPIWLLMANTDDKVMMTYQMPTRDRETVLRQDRMVLRAVQKQQPHFTEEQKRELIQVHPWMGTGRLPQAINNPTCTGCGSPTATSAPRPFDVELQDMDLTGVLQLPEEATAHTETHVTMATDTSISPPQAPQTETKGGEAERQGEQEGDCKDTRVKELEVTSSSVTEKGDSVAVNGN